A section of the Bradysia coprophila strain Holo2 chromosome X unlocalized genomic scaffold, BU_Bcop_v1 contig_117, whole genome shotgun sequence genome encodes:
- the LOC119067115 gene encoding egl nine homolog 1, with amino-acid sequence MSNCRVCGSEGNLRRCSKCKIAYYCSQVHQQSDWRVHKIECKKFSNNTSSTNNNSSTGSLFDSLDSYRENDHISLWSNLNPTSSHSPSPSLLSESGHDGYLSENSSDVSHYLSETNSYFAKDEESEKSQRHFSTLSDNTMQICDDSLLNSHLLASESRNEDLCKQIINDMNVYGLSVIDDFLGKQKGMEILNEVHSMYSAGVFQNGQIVSSTLAERDLQTIRSDKITWVKGTESGCINIGFLINQIDSVVISANKMHNNGILGNYKIRERTKAMVACYPGSGAHYLMHVDNPNKDGRVITAIYYLNLNWETKRSGGILRIFPEHGDTVADIEPKFDRIIFFWSDRRNPHEVQPAHRTRYAITVWYFDAEERAMARNRYRQYPQKVT; translated from the exons ATGAGTAATTGTAGAGTTTGTGGTTCTGAAGGCAATTTGCGTCGTtgttcaaaatgtaaaatagcaTATTATTGTTCACAAGTGCACCAGCAAAGTGATTGGCGTGTCCATAAAAtcgaatgtaaaaaattctcCAACAACACATCGTCCACAAATAATAATTCGAGCACTGGCAGTTTATTCGACAGCCTGGATTCGTATCGAGAAAACGATCACATTAGTTTGTGGTCAAATTTAAATCCAACCAGTTCACATTCACCATCACCGTCATTGTTAAGTGAATCTGGACATGATGGATATTTAAGTGAAAACAGCAGTGACGTCTCTCATTATTTATCCGAAacaaattcatattttgcCAAAGACGAAGAAAGTGAAAAAAGTCAAAGGCATTTCAGCACACTGTCGGACAATACAATGCAAATCTGTGATGATAGTTTACTGAATTCACATCTACTGGCAAG TGAATCACGTAACGAGGATTTATGTAAACAAATTATAAATGACATGAACGTTTATGGATTATCTGTCATTGACGATTTTCTGGGCAAGCAAAAGGGAATGGAAATACTGAACGAAGTGCATTCCATGTATTCGGCTGGTGTGTTTCAG AACGGACAAATTGTATCCAGTACACTTGCTGAAAGAGATCTTCAAACGATTCGTAGCGATAAAATCACATGGGTAAAAGGAACGGAATCTGGCTGTATCAATATTGGATTTTTAATAAACCAA ATAGATAGCGTTGTGATATCAGCTAATAAGATGCATAATAATGGAATTCTaggaaattataaaattagaGAAAGAACAAAA GCAATGGTGGCATGTTATCCAGGCTCAGGCGCCCACTATCTCATGCATGTCGACAATCCGAACAAAGATGGGCGTGTTATTACcgcaatttattatttaaatttgaattgggAAACGAAAAGAAGCGGTGGAATACTGAG AATCTTCCCGGAACATGGTGACACCGTTGCAGACATTGAACCGAAATTCGATCGAATTATATTCTTTTGGTCGGATCGTCGAAATCCGCATGAGGTGCAGCCGGCGCATCGGACCCGGTATGCCATTACGGTGTGGTATTTTGATGCTGAAGAACGGGCAATGGCTAGAAATCGATATCGCCAATATCCGCAGAAAGTGACATAG
- the LOC119067118 gene encoding single-stranded DNA-binding protein, mitochondrial, translated as MLRNIKFTSNILRNACQQLRYYADQPARVEKTVNNVTLLGRVGNEPQKRGNEEHPVVTFSVATHHNYKYENGDWAQRTDWHRIVVFKPTLRESVLSYLKKGQRAMITGKISYGEVVDQDGKPRLSTSIIADEVVMFNNN; from the exons ATGCTCCGCAACATTAAG TTCACATCGAATATTTTGCGTAACGCCTGCCAGCAGCTGCGATATTATGCCGACCAACCAGCTCGCGTTGAAAAAA CTGTCAATAACGTAACACTTCTCGGGCGTGTTGGAAATGAACCACAAAAGCGCGGCAACGAGGAGCATCCTGTTGTCACATTTTCGGTCGCTACCCACCACAATTACAA ATACGAAAATGGTGATTGGGCACAGCGTACCGACTGGCATCGAATTGTTGTATTCAAGCCAACGTTGAGAGAATCCGTTTTAAGTTACCTCAAGAAAGGACAACGAGCAATGATCACCGGTAAAATATCTTATGGTGAAGTTGTCGATCAGGATGGAAAGCCCAGACTTAGTACGAGTATCATTGCGGACGAGGTGGTGAtgtttaataataattaa